In Deltaproteobacteria bacterium, a single genomic region encodes these proteins:
- a CDS encoding thioredoxin domain-containing protein has translation MLETYPREVKLVFKNFPLRMHRYAMQAAAAAMAANVQGKFAQFHEKLFENYRSLNEAKIEEIATALGLDMTEFNRDRKDPAIQNLIARDIQDGIKAGIRGTPTVFINGKQLKGRNFAAFKTMIDAELKKHM, from the coding sequence GTGCTGGAGACCTATCCCAGGGAAGTGAAGCTGGTATTCAAAAACTTTCCACTCCGCATGCACAGATATGCCATGCAGGCAGCAGCAGCTGCCATGGCAGCCAATGTCCAGGGGAAATTTGCCCAGTTCCACGAGAAGCTGTTCGAAAACTATCGCAGCTTGAATGAGGCGAAAATCGAAGAAATCGCCACTGCACTTGGCCTTGACATGACAGAATTCAACAGGGACAGGAAAGATCCTGCCATTCAGAATCTCATCGCCCGGGATATACAGGACGGAATAAAGGCAGGTATCCGTGGAACTCCCACCGTATTTATTAATGGCAAGCAGTTGAAGGGCAGAAATTTTGCCGCTTTTAAAACTATGATTGATGCTGAACTGAAGAAACACATGTGA